In a genomic window of uncultured Flavobacterium sp.:
- a CDS encoding DUF937 domain-containing protein produces the protein MTPNLQIELRRFISSNVVSKLNKFYFENDALLIKGIDVSIGTILMGLYNRAEESGFYKEIISLIKEDSTFYQEVDFTSGRILSVDDCYRLEGNAILKEIFTNKKGRISEMISNEVGIKSETAREILNFSALLVVSYLKNNIQLLDSLKLLLEEQKRDILNSIHPGIKIILGFSCFETVEDKNQSIGRSIFTLFGHNFFSF, from the coding sequence ATGACTCCAAACCTACAAATTGAACTTAGACGTTTTATTTCTTCTAATGTTGTCTCAAAATTGAACAAATTTTATTTTGAAAACGATGCACTTTTAATAAAGGGAATTGATGTTTCAATAGGAACAATTTTAATGGGTTTGTATAATAGGGCGGAGGAGTCGGGCTTTTACAAAGAAATTATCTCACTAATAAAAGAAGATTCTACATTTTATCAGGAAGTCGATTTTACCTCCGGAAGAATTTTATCAGTCGACGACTGTTACAGATTAGAGGGAAATGCAATACTAAAAGAAATCTTTACCAACAAAAAAGGCAGAATTTCTGAAATGATTTCTAACGAAGTCGGAATCAAAAGCGAAACGGCAAGAGAAATCCTTAACTTCTCAGCATTATTAGTCGTTTCTTACTTAAAGAACAATATCCAATTACTAGACAGTTTAAAATTATTGCTTGAAGAGCAAAAAAGAGACATTTTAAACAGCATCCATCCCGGAATCAAAATTATCTTAGGTTTCTCTTGTTTTGAAACAGTCGAAGATAAAAACCAATCAATAGGAAGATCAATCTTTACTTTATTCGGACATAACTTTTTCAGTTTCTAA
- a CDS encoding pseudouridine synthase: protein MNNKEGNNKRGGSRPNSSRPNSNKPKPPMAKRAQGPKKVKPAVKAAEEEKAEKIKKQNQAPKRQKAADEIRLNKYISNSGVCSRRDADIYIQSGNVKVNGVPVTEMGYLVKLNDVVNFDGVVLTPEKKEYILLNKPKNFTTALDEGQEYRNVLELVRGSTTAKIAPIGRMDKNTTGLLLFTNDTDMIRKFTLPSQKSSKIYQVSLDKNLKFEDLEKISKGLVIDGHRVFVEEISYIEKEAKSEVGLKLRSSNVKVVRAIFENFDYDVLRIDRVSFAGLTKKNLPRGNWRFLTEQEIINLKNV, encoded by the coding sequence ATGAACAATAAGGAAGGCAATAATAAAAGAGGCGGTTCTAGGCCAAATAGCTCTAGACCAAACTCTAACAAGCCAAAACCTCCTATGGCGAAGCGCGCTCAAGGGCCGAAAAAAGTGAAACCTGCTGTTAAGGCTGCTGAAGAAGAAAAGGCAGAAAAAATCAAAAAACAGAATCAGGCTCCAAAAAGACAAAAAGCTGCAGACGAAATTCGTTTGAACAAATATATCTCTAATTCTGGTGTTTGTTCACGTCGTGATGCCGATATATACATTCAGTCTGGAAACGTAAAAGTAAATGGCGTTCCGGTAACTGAAATGGGTTATTTAGTAAAATTAAACGATGTTGTAAACTTTGATGGTGTTGTTTTGACTCCTGAAAAGAAAGAATACATCTTGTTGAACAAACCAAAAAACTTTACAACTGCTCTTGACGAAGGTCAGGAATATCGTAATGTTCTGGAACTTGTTCGTGGTTCTACAACGGCAAAAATTGCTCCGATTGGTAGAATGGACAAAAACACCACTGGTTTATTGTTGTTTACTAACGATACTGATATGATTCGTAAATTTACTTTACCAAGTCAGAAATCGTCTAAAATCTATCAGGTTTCACTAGATAAAAACTTGAAATTTGAGGATTTAGAAAAAATTAGTAAAGGTTTGGTTATTGACGGACACCGCGTGTTTGTTGAAGAAATAAGCTATATTGAAAAAGAAGCAAAAAGCGAGGTAGGTCTTAAATTACGTTCCTCGAATGTAAAAGTTGTTCGTGCAATTTTCGAAAACTTTGACTACGATGTTTTACGTATTGACCGTGTATCATTTGCTGGTTTAACCAAAAAGAATTTACCTAGAGGTAACTGGCGCTTTTTGACAGAGCAAGAAATTATCAATTTGAAAAACGTTTAA